In Flavobacterium sp. WV_118_3, one DNA window encodes the following:
- the dnaE gene encoding DNA polymerase III subunit alpha: protein MYLIFDTETTGLPRSWSAPITDTDNWPRCIQIAWQLHDEMGNLVEHQDYLVKPEGFNIPYDAERIHGISTELAMEQGVALMEVLEKFNIALSKAKYIVGQNIGFDVNIMGCEFHRMNVGSDMAQMPILDTCTEVTAELLKLPGGRGGRYKLPTLTELHQYLFGVPFAEAHNATADVEATTRCFLELIKREVFTKEELDVDPEYFFNFRQNNPGEIKLIGLKHINLKAASDEIRKRLQQQEGENRQTVSEEDKKELKDAAFAHLHNHTQFSVLQSTIGINDLVKEAVKFKMPAVAMTDTGNMMGAFQFVSAVLNHNKAAAAKNKEAEEKGEEPTETEVKPIVGCEFYICENHKDKTKKDNGYQVVFLAKNKKGYHNLAKMSSIAYTSGFYYVPRIDKTVVEQYKEDIIVLTGNLYGEVPSKILNIGENQAEEALIWWKEQFGEDLYIEVMRHNQEDENRVNQTLISFSKKHNIKLVATNNTYYAAKKDANAHDILLCVKDGEKQATPIGRGRGYRYGLPNQEYYFKSGDEMKKLFADLPEAILSIQEIVDKIETYSLYRDVLLPKFDIPEAFQVAEDEEDGGKRGENKFLRHLTYVGAAKRYKEITDDIRERLDFELLTIEKTGYPGYFLIVQDFIAEARNLDVSVGPGRGSAAGSAVAYCLGITNIDPIKYDLLFERFLNPDRVSMPDIDIDFDDEGRGRVMEYVINKYGSNQVAQIITYGKMATKSAIRDTARVLDLPLFEADRIAKLIPGMMPSKWNLARFLAEEEDQVKKALKSSDEFDRVKELIAIAKEPDLAGETIQQAKTLEGSLRNTGIHACGVIITPDDITNFVPVTTAKDSDLYVTQFDNSVAESAGLLKMDFLGLKTLTLIKDTVKLVKYRTGTELDPENFPIDDVKTYELFQRGETVGIFQYESPGMQKYMKELKPTVFADLIAMNALYRPGPLEYIPSFIRRKNGSEPIEYDLDACEEYLGETYGITVYQEQVMLLSQKLANFSKGDADVLRKAMGKKQKEVLDKMKSKFIDQAVANGHDAVKLDKIWKDWEAFASYAFNKSHSTCYAWIAYQTAYLKAHYPAEYMAAVLSNNMNDIKQVSFFMEECKRMGLQVLGPDVNESFYKFTVNEDYAVRFGMGAIKGVGGGAVNTIVDCRKDGKYRSIFDLAKRIDLRAANKKAFENLALAGGFDCFAATHRAQYFHTDGDNLTFLEKAIRYGAKFQENENSSQVSLFGEASDVQIPEPVVPPCEEWSTMEKLAKEKEVVGIYISGHPLDDYKFEMKYFCNASLDTLKNMEQHVGKNLSFGGIVTGVEHRVAKNGMGFASFNLEGYDESYRFSMFREDYLKYRHFLVANYFMYFKVNIKEGWVNKEGKRTEPRIQFLDVKPLQDVLASFAKKLIIQMNIAELQQNLIAELQEIFQMNGGDHSVTFEVMELEKVKRVVEAPLVVEDDAVVEEVLEDAEIDIPEEKEEIRVVTKLSMPSRKLKVNISAELLQELEKMQLNFRLN, encoded by the coding sequence ATGTACTTGATATTTGATACCGAAACAACTGGTTTACCGCGAAGCTGGTCGGCACCCATTACCGATACCGACAACTGGCCGCGTTGTATCCAGATTGCCTGGCAGCTGCACGATGAAATGGGGAACCTGGTCGAACATCAGGATTATCTGGTAAAGCCTGAAGGGTTTAATATCCCGTATGACGCCGAACGGATTCACGGTATCTCGACCGAGTTAGCCATGGAACAGGGTGTGGCACTAATGGAAGTGCTCGAAAAATTTAATATTGCGCTGTCAAAAGCCAAATATATTGTAGGTCAGAATATTGGTTTCGACGTCAACATTATGGGGTGTGAATTTCACCGAATGAACGTGGGAAGTGATATGGCACAAATGCCAATTCTGGATACCTGTACCGAAGTGACCGCCGAATTGTTAAAATTGCCCGGAGGTAGGGGAGGACGATACAAACTGCCTACATTAACGGAGTTGCACCAATATCTTTTCGGAGTACCATTTGCCGAAGCGCACAATGCGACTGCCGACGTAGAGGCGACGACGCGCTGTTTCCTTGAACTGATCAAACGGGAAGTGTTTACCAAAGAAGAATTGGATGTGGATCCGGAGTACTTCTTTAACTTCCGCCAGAACAATCCGGGTGAAATCAAACTGATCGGTTTAAAGCATATCAACCTGAAAGCGGCTTCCGACGAAATCCGGAAGCGTTTGCAACAGCAAGAAGGAGAAAACCGTCAAACCGTTTCGGAAGAAGACAAAAAAGAACTTAAAGATGCGGCGTTTGCCCATTTGCACAACCATACCCAATTTTCCGTATTGCAATCAACGATCGGAATTAACGACCTGGTAAAAGAAGCCGTAAAATTTAAAATGCCGGCTGTCGCGATGACCGATACCGGTAACATGATGGGAGCTTTTCAGTTTGTAAGTGCGGTGTTAAATCATAACAAAGCAGCGGCGGCCAAAAATAAAGAAGCCGAGGAAAAAGGGGAAGAACCAACCGAAACGGAAGTAAAACCGATTGTAGGTTGCGAATTCTACATTTGCGAAAACCATAAAGACAAAACCAAAAAAGACAACGGTTATCAGGTGGTTTTCCTGGCTAAAAACAAAAAAGGCTACCACAATCTGGCCAAAATGTCATCGATAGCCTATACCAGCGGATTTTATTATGTCCCGAGGATCGACAAAACGGTAGTCGAACAATACAAAGAAGATATTATCGTGTTAACCGGTAACCTTTACGGAGAAGTACCGAGTAAGATTTTAAATATTGGAGAGAACCAGGCCGAGGAAGCTTTAATCTGGTGGAAAGAGCAGTTTGGTGAAGATCTTTATATTGAAGTGATGCGCCACAATCAGGAAGATGAAAACCGGGTAAATCAGACCCTGATTTCATTTTCTAAAAAACATAATATCAAGCTTGTAGCGACCAATAACACCTACTATGCGGCTAAAAAAGATGCCAATGCTCACGATATTTTACTTTGTGTAAAGGACGGAGAAAAACAGGCAACGCCAATTGGTAGAGGACGTGGTTATCGCTACGGTTTACCCAATCAGGAATACTATTTCAAATCGGGAGACGAAATGAAAAAGCTTTTCGCCGATCTGCCGGAAGCGATTCTTTCGATTCAGGAGATTGTCGATAAGATTGAAACCTATTCCCTTTACCGTGACGTACTACTTCCGAAATTCGATATCCCGGAAGCATTCCAGGTGGCCGAAGACGAAGAAGATGGTGGAAAACGTGGTGAAAATAAATTTTTACGTCACCTGACCTATGTGGGTGCGGCAAAACGCTATAAAGAAATAACCGATGACATCCGCGAACGACTGGATTTTGAATTATTGACGATTGAAAAAACAGGTTATCCGGGTTACTTTTTGATCGTACAGGATTTTATTGCCGAAGCCCGGAACCTCGATGTGTCTGTAGGTCCGGGTCGTGGATCGGCAGCGGGATCGGCGGTAGCGTATTGTCTTGGAATTACCAATATTGACCCGATTAAATACGACCTCCTTTTTGAGCGTTTCCTTAATCCTGACCGTGTATCCATGCCCGATATCGATATCGACTTTGACGATGAAGGTCGTGGTCGTGTTATGGAATATGTAATCAATAAATACGGATCGAACCAGGTGGCTCAGATCATTACCTATGGTAAAATGGCAACCAAATCGGCAATCCGGGATACGGCGCGGGTATTGGACTTGCCCTTATTTGAAGCCGATCGTATTGCCAAACTGATTCCGGGAATGATGCCATCCAAATGGAACCTGGCACGTTTTCTGGCGGAAGAAGAAGATCAGGTTAAAAAAGCTCTGAAATCATCGGACGAATTTGACCGCGTTAAAGAGCTAATCGCAATTGCGAAAGAACCGGATCTGGCGGGCGAAACCATTCAGCAGGCCAAAACACTGGAAGGATCGTTGCGAAATACCGGGATTCACGCCTGTGGGGTAATTATCACTCCGGACGATATCACGAATTTCGTACCGGTTACCACGGCAAAAGATTCCGATTTATATGTGACCCAGTTTGACAACTCCGTAGCCGAAAGTGCCGGATTGTTAAAAATGGACTTCCTGGGTCTGAAGACCCTTACACTGATTAAAGACACCGTAAAATTGGTGAAATACCGAACCGGAACCGAACTGGATCCGGAGAATTTCCCGATCGACGATGTGAAAACATACGAACTGTTCCAGCGTGGTGAAACCGTAGGAATCTTCCAATACGAGTCACCCGGGATGCAGAAATACATGAAGGAGCTAAAACCAACCGTTTTTGCCGACCTTATTGCGATGAATGCCTTGTATCGTCCCGGACCGTTGGAGTATATTCCATCATTTATCCGTCGTAAAAATGGATCCGAACCGATCGAATACGATTTGGATGCCTGTGAAGAATACTTAGGTGAAACCTATGGAATCACGGTATATCAGGAGCAGGTAATGCTACTGTCGCAAAAATTAGCGAACTTCTCCAAAGGAGATGCCGACGTTTTGCGTAAGGCGATGGGTAAAAAACAAAAAGAGGTACTGGATAAGATGAAATCCAAGTTTATCGATCAGGCTGTAGCCAATGGCCACGACGCGGTAAAACTGGATAAGATTTGGAAAGACTGGGAAGCGTTTGCGAGTTACGCATTCAACAAATCCCACTCGACCTGTTATGCGTGGATTGCGTATCAGACGGCTTATTTAAAAGCGCATTATCCGGCCGAATATATGGCAGCGGTACTGTCGAATAACATGAACGATATCAAACAGGTGTCTTTCTTTATGGAAGAATGTAAGCGAATGGGCTTACAGGTATTGGGGCCTGATGTAAACGAATCGTTTTATAAATTTACGGTAAACGAAGACTATGCCGTTCGTTTCGGAATGGGAGCGATCAAAGGAGTTGGGGGAGGTGCTGTAAACACGATTGTCGATTGTCGAAAAGACGGTAAATACCGATCGATATTCGACCTGGCAAAGCGAATCGATTTACGGGCGGCCAATAAAAAAGCTTTTGAAAACCTGGCATTGGCCGGAGGATTCGACTGTTTTGCTGCGACACACCGGGCGCAGTATTTTCATACGGATGGTGATAACCTGACGTTTTTGGAAAAAGCAATTCGCTATGGCGCAAAATTTCAGGAAAATGAAAACTCCTCACAGGTAAGTCTTTTTGGAGAAGCCAGTGATGTACAGATTCCGGAACCGGTAGTACCGCCATGTGAAGAATGGAGTACGATGGAAAAGCTGGCGAAGGAAAAAGAAGTAGTAGGGATTTATATTTCGGGCCATCCGTTGGACGATTATAAATTTGAAATGAAATATTTCTGTAATGCGAGTCTGGATACCTTAAAAAACATGGAACAGCATGTTGGAAAAAACCTGAGTTTTGGCGGAATTGTAACCGGCGTAGAACACCGGGTGGCCAAAAACGGAATGGGATTTGCCAGTTTTAACCTTGAGGGCTATGATGAAAGTTACCGCTTTTCGATGTTTCGGGAAGATTATCTGAAATACCGTCATTTTCTGGTAGCCAACTACTTTATGTATTTTAAAGTCAACATCAAGGAAGGTTGGGTGAATAAAGAAGGGAAACGCACGGAACCGCGGATCCAGTTTTTAGATGTCAAACCATTGCAGGATGTGTTAGCATCTTTTGCTAAGAAACTGATCATCCAAATGAATATAGCAGAATTACAGCAAAACCTGATTGCCGAATTACAGGAAATTTTCCAGATGAACGGTGGCGATCACAGTGTGACTTTTGAAGTGATGGAACTAGAGAAAGTGAAGCGTGTTGTAGAAGCACCACTGGTAGTGGAAGACGATGCAGTTGTCGAAGAGGTGTTGGAAGATGCCGAAATAGATATTCCGGAAGAAAAAGAAGAAATCCGGGTGGTGACGAAATTGAGTATGCCGAGTCGGAAGTTAAAAGTCAATATTTCTGCCGAACTGTTGCAGGAACTGGAAAAGATGCAGCTGAATTTTAGATTGAATTAA